The following coding sequences are from one Streptomyces sp. NBC_01431 window:
- a CDS encoding ABC transporter permease produces MSTLTSTPVQQKTARPRRLRGLPWLMARQHRSALLACTTVTVLGAAWIIYQRGVMLDTLHGQGWPGKSTETLDSATLQHLSDTFSNAARYLGYLPMLFGVFLGAPLISSDQEHGTSRLVTTQSVPRMRWLLWKLGFALGLVLVMTGILATLFTWWYRAVHPVVFNNWLDGAVFDNTGPVLTALSLFTTSLGIVIGTLVRRAVTAMTLTFVGSAAFLLVADHFRPRLGTPRRLAFPLNTDTPSALHDVAQVDQWVGTASGNLYGWGTCVNDSATDACRAKLGIVNSVWDYFGYDQMGTLQWTGAGLLLVGSAALVALVLWRTRRHPF; encoded by the coding sequence GTGAGCACCCTCACCAGCACGCCCGTCCAGCAGAAGACCGCGAGGCCCCGGCGGCTGCGCGGACTCCCCTGGCTGATGGCGCGTCAGCACCGCTCGGCACTGCTCGCCTGCACCACGGTGACCGTGCTCGGCGCGGCGTGGATCATCTACCAGCGCGGAGTCATGCTGGACACGCTGCACGGCCAGGGCTGGCCCGGCAAGTCCACCGAAACCCTCGACAGCGCCACGCTCCAGCACCTCAGCGACACCTTCAGCAACGCCGCCCGCTACCTCGGGTACCTGCCGATGCTGTTCGGCGTGTTCCTCGGCGCCCCCCTTATCTCCTCGGACCAGGAACACGGCACCTCCCGGCTCGTCACCACCCAGTCCGTGCCCCGCATGCGCTGGCTGCTGTGGAAGCTGGGCTTCGCCCTGGGCCTCGTCCTGGTGATGACCGGGATCCTCGCCACGCTGTTCACCTGGTGGTACCGGGCCGTCCACCCCGTCGTCTTCAACAACTGGCTCGACGGGGCCGTCTTCGACAACACCGGCCCGGTGCTGACCGCGCTGTCCCTGTTCACGACATCCCTCGGCATCGTCATCGGCACGCTGGTGCGCCGTGCGGTCACCGCCATGACGCTCACCTTCGTCGGCTCGGCCGCCTTCCTCCTCGTCGCCGACCACTTCAGGCCCAGACTCGGCACCCCTCGCCGCCTCGCCTTCCCCCTCAACACCGACACCCCTTCGGCGCTCCACGACGTGGCCCAGGTCGACCAGTGGGTCGGCACGGCGTCCGGCAATCTCTACGGGTGGGGCACCTGTGTCAACGACTCGGCCACCGACGCCTGCCGTGCCAAGCTCGGGATCGTCAACTCGGTCTGGGACTACTTCGGTTACGACCAGATGGGCACCCTGCAATGGACCGGGGCCGGTCTGCTGCTCGTGGGGAGCGCGGCCCTGGTCGCGCTGGTCCTGTGGCGGACGCGGCGCCACCCCTTCTAA
- a CDS encoding GntR family transcriptional regulator has product MVVFRIERRSGVPAYLQIVHQVEQALRMGALTEGDRLPTAAQVAADTKVNPNTTLKAYRELERSGLVEVRQGAGTFITRSLATPQTAAESPLRSRLGDWIREAKTEGLTEQDITTLFHAALSETFM; this is encoded by the coding sequence ATGGTCGTGTTCCGCATAGAGCGACGCAGCGGCGTGCCCGCGTACCTCCAGATCGTCCACCAGGTCGAACAGGCCCTGCGCATGGGCGCGTTGACAGAGGGCGACCGGCTGCCCACGGCGGCGCAGGTCGCCGCGGACACCAAGGTCAACCCCAACACCACATTGAAGGCGTACCGCGAGCTGGAGCGCTCCGGCCTGGTCGAGGTACGCCAGGGGGCGGGCACCTTCATCACCCGCTCGCTGGCCACCCCGCAGACCGCCGCCGAGTCACCACTGCGCTCCCGCCTCGGCGACTGGATCCGCGAGGCGAAGACGGAGGGCCTGACGGAACAGGACATCACGACCCTGTTCCACGCGGCCCTCAGCGAGACGTTCATGTGA
- a CDS encoding ATP-binding protein produces MIVWLNGTHGAGKTTTGALVQQLIPDSRVFDAEKVGETLMDITPGLPSTDNFQHWPPWRPLVVETARRVLDYTGGTLVMPMTVLVEQYWREISTGLAQHVIPLRHFVLHADQETLRGRIAGDTVLGPNSPFRLKYLEPYAEAARTWLHSEAEVVDTTHLTPAQVALQIAEAVQS; encoded by the coding sequence GTGATCGTATGGCTCAACGGCACCCACGGGGCAGGCAAGACGACAACCGGTGCACTCGTGCAGCAACTGATCCCGGATTCACGGGTGTTCGACGCCGAGAAAGTCGGCGAGACGCTCATGGACATCACGCCGGGGCTGCCCAGTACGGACAACTTCCAGCACTGGCCGCCATGGCGGCCGCTCGTGGTCGAGACCGCCCGTCGCGTACTCGACTACACCGGCGGCACCCTGGTGATGCCCATGACGGTCCTGGTCGAGCAGTACTGGCGCGAGATCAGCACGGGCCTTGCCCAACATGTCATCCCGCTGAGGCACTTCGTCCTCCACGCCGATCAGGAGACCCTCCGCGGGCGCATCGCCGGGGACACCGTCCTTGGCCCCAACTCACCATTCCGTCTCAAATACCTTGAGCCCTACGCCGAGGCGGCCCGTACGTGGCTGCACAGCGAGGCCGAGGTCGTCGACACCACGCACCTGACGCCTGCCCAGGTGGCCCTCCAGATCGCAGAGGCCGTCCAGAGCTGA
- a CDS encoding bifunctional helix-turn-helix transcriptional regulator/GNAT family N-acetyltransferase, which produces MDPSEQIEQVRRFNRTVTERVGVLHEHYLGRDRPIGEARLLWEIGEDGQDVRRLRERLGLDSGYVSRLLRSLEGDGLVTVEPQPEDRRVRTVRLTEAGRAERAVLDGRSDELAGALLEPLNQAQRARLVAAMAEVDRLLTAATVTLDTVAPDSPDAQHCLLAYFTELQESFDTGFDPARSLLPDASELRPPRGLFLVARVDGQPIGCAGLKLPPGAPAEIKRMWVAPQARSLGLGRRFLTELEARAAQHGRDVLRLDTNKALGAAIGLYHSFGFQEVPAFNDEPYAHHWFEKRITTSSTA; this is translated from the coding sequence ATGGACCCTTCGGAACAGATCGAGCAAGTACGGCGGTTCAACCGCACCGTCACCGAGCGCGTGGGCGTGCTCCACGAGCACTACCTGGGGCGCGACCGGCCCATCGGCGAGGCCCGGCTGCTCTGGGAGATCGGCGAGGACGGGCAAGACGTACGGCGGCTGCGCGAACGCCTCGGGCTCGACTCCGGGTACGTCAGTCGGCTACTGCGCTCCCTGGAGGGCGACGGCTTGGTGACCGTGGAACCGCAGCCCGAGGACCGACGGGTGCGTACTGTCCGGCTCACTGAGGCGGGCCGCGCGGAGCGCGCCGTGCTCGACGGCCGCAGCGACGAGCTGGCCGGAGCCCTTCTGGAGCCGCTCAACCAAGCCCAGCGCGCCCGGCTCGTGGCCGCCATGGCTGAGGTCGACCGCTTGCTCACCGCCGCCACGGTCACCCTTGACACCGTCGCCCCGGACTCCCCCGACGCCCAGCACTGTCTGCTGGCGTACTTCACCGAACTCCAGGAAAGCTTCGACACCGGCTTCGACCCCGCGCGGAGCCTGCTGCCCGACGCGAGCGAGCTCCGGCCGCCGCGCGGACTGTTCCTGGTGGCACGGGTGGACGGGCAACCCATCGGCTGCGCCGGGCTGAAGCTGCCGCCCGGCGCCCCCGCCGAGATCAAACGCATGTGGGTCGCCCCCCAAGCCCGGAGCCTGGGGCTCGGCCGCCGTTTCCTCACCGAGCTGGAGGCACGCGCCGCCCAGCACGGCCGCGACGTACTGCGCCTGGACACCAACAAGGCGCTCGGCGCCGCGATCGGCCTCTACCACTCGTTCGGCTTCCAAGAGGTCCCCGCCTTCAACGACGAGCCCTACGCCCACCACTGGTTCGAGAAGCGCATCACCACGTCGAGTACAGCGTGA
- a CDS encoding ParB/RepB/Spo0J family partition protein, translating into MNSRQSAATRVGPSTSFSNAARATSLRGQLIANVTGTSPPQHASVLPIELISENPDNPREALGDLSGLASSLAEVGQVQAITVASAAAYLEGRPGRQGELKAGAEYVVVDGHRRLAAALEAGFTDIKVTFDDGFAATDEALLEAAFVANAQKESLSDLEYATALKKLVDFYGSQGKAAKRLGLSQPNISQKLSLLALTPALQADLESGKRKIEHVRGLARLSPEEQQEAADRRAREADERKQQKKGRRSQDPAPHNAVMAQRSKAAADVPSGTGAGTESGPTESASTHNGVMTQADAPTESGAVSQADASTHNGVMTQADGSIDHGVITPAAAPTHNGVMTPAADADADADAERAPHANGQAAPNPTAWESVEQLAQCIIDRLEQEDVLALTLLLQHHNRTVLRS; encoded by the coding sequence GTGAACAGTCGTCAGAGCGCCGCCACCCGAGTCGGACCCTCCACGTCATTCAGCAACGCGGCCCGCGCCACCAGCCTGCGGGGCCAGCTCATCGCCAACGTCACCGGCACCAGTCCGCCGCAGCACGCTTCCGTGCTGCCGATCGAGCTGATCAGCGAGAACCCCGACAACCCCCGCGAGGCGCTCGGCGACCTCAGCGGTCTCGCCTCCAGCCTGGCCGAGGTCGGACAGGTGCAGGCCATCACCGTGGCGTCGGCCGCCGCCTATCTGGAAGGCCGTCCCGGGCGGCAGGGTGAGCTCAAGGCCGGTGCGGAATACGTCGTCGTGGACGGGCACCGGCGCCTGGCCGCCGCACTGGAGGCCGGGTTCACCGACATCAAGGTCACCTTCGACGACGGCTTCGCCGCCACCGACGAAGCCCTCCTGGAAGCGGCGTTCGTCGCCAACGCCCAGAAGGAGAGCCTCTCGGACCTGGAGTACGCCACCGCGCTCAAGAAGCTGGTCGACTTCTACGGTTCTCAGGGAAAGGCCGCCAAACGCCTCGGACTGAGCCAGCCGAACATCTCCCAGAAGCTGTCCCTCCTCGCCCTCACCCCAGCTCTTCAGGCCGACCTGGAGAGCGGCAAGCGCAAGATCGAGCACGTACGCGGTCTCGCCCGGCTCTCTCCCGAGGAGCAGCAAGAAGCGGCGGACCGCCGGGCGCGCGAGGCCGACGAACGTAAGCAGCAGAAGAAGGGTCGCCGCAGTCAGGACCCCGCACCCCATAACGCCGTTATGGCTCAGCGGTCGAAGGCGGCAGCAGACGTTCCGTCAGGCACTGGCGCGGGCACGGAATCGGGCCCCACCGAGAGTGCCTCCACCCATAACGGCGTTATGACTCAGGCCGACGCCCCGACCGAGAGCGGCGCTGTCTCTCAGGCCGACGCCTCCACCCATAACGGCGTTATGACTCAGGCCGACGGCTCCATCGACCACGGCGTCATCACCCCTGCCGCGGCCCCGACCCATAACGGCGTTATGACCCCGGCTGCCGATGCCGATGCCGATGCCGATGCCGAGCGTGCGCCGCACGCCAACGGCCAAGCGGCGCCCAACCCGACGGCATGGGAGAGCGTGGAGCAGCTGGCCCAGTGCATCATCGATCGGCTGGAGCAGGAGGACGTCCTTGCGCTGACGCTGCTGCTGCAACACCACAACCGCACCGTGCTGCGTTCTTGA
- a CDS encoding ParA family protein → MVTQKPVGDREKVVSKLPAWLRQDLKIRAAELGVDIQDAAAEGIELWRATDETLPAVDTSGAATFSTWLLPGQWDALKATCHERGRIPFVQGLAQSIALWLREHPSPKHRPVTGIPRRKIVCNQKGGVGKTAVAAGIAEAYSENPSAVVSIESGIVKAATAAGIPRENLDALAEAQQATGMGLRVLLVDYDPQGHLTKQLGLQHLPADGDSLAKHMSGQATNGTIKDLVVTVKEPRFGGRLDVLPACPDSFLLDIMIVSARNRQATLERALEPLESDYDVIVVDCPPSLGVGMDAAIYYGRRRDGEAPGVSGTIIVVLAEDSSADAYAMLIDQIESGKHDWRIEVDYLGLVVNAFDPRDGYIITSSMKSWLELGEGHPPVIAVIDRLKEQREAVRGKVPLLSYAPDCPQANVMRAIAKESL, encoded by the coding sequence ATGGTTACCCAGAAGCCCGTCGGAGACAGAGAGAAAGTTGTCTCCAAGTTGCCCGCCTGGCTGCGCCAGGACTTGAAGATTCGCGCCGCTGAACTCGGCGTGGACATCCAGGATGCCGCCGCCGAGGGCATCGAACTGTGGCGGGCGACGGACGAAACGCTCCCCGCCGTCGACACCTCGGGGGCCGCGACCTTCTCGACCTGGCTGCTGCCCGGCCAGTGGGACGCGCTGAAAGCCACGTGCCACGAGCGCGGCCGCATCCCCTTCGTTCAAGGCCTCGCCCAGTCGATCGCACTGTGGCTGCGTGAACACCCTTCCCCCAAGCACCGACCCGTCACCGGGATCCCGCGGCGGAAGATCGTCTGCAATCAGAAGGGCGGCGTCGGCAAGACCGCCGTCGCCGCCGGGATCGCCGAGGCGTACTCCGAAAACCCCTCGGCCGTCGTCAGCATTGAGAGTGGCATCGTCAAAGCCGCGACCGCAGCCGGCATTCCCCGGGAGAACCTGGACGCGCTCGCGGAGGCGCAACAAGCCACCGGCATGGGCCTTCGCGTACTCCTCGTGGACTACGACCCCCAGGGGCACCTGACCAAACAGCTCGGCCTCCAACACCTCCCCGCCGACGGGGACAGCCTGGCGAAGCACATGTCCGGGCAGGCCACCAACGGCACGATCAAGGACCTGGTTGTCACCGTGAAGGAGCCCCGCTTCGGCGGCCGCCTGGACGTGCTGCCCGCCTGCCCGGACTCCTTCCTCCTCGACATCATGATCGTCTCGGCCCGCAACCGGCAGGCGACCCTCGAACGAGCCCTTGAGCCACTGGAATCGGACTACGACGTCATCGTTGTCGACTGTCCGCCCAGCCTCGGAGTGGGCATGGACGCCGCGATCTACTACGGCCGCCGACGAGACGGCGAGGCCCCCGGCGTCTCCGGCACGATCATCGTCGTGCTCGCGGAAGACTCCTCGGCGGACGCCTACGCCATGCTCATCGACCAGATCGAGTCGGGCAAACACGACTGGCGCATCGAGGTCGACTACCTCGGCCTCGTCGTCAACGCCTTCGACCCACGCGACGGCTACATCATCACGTCGTCCATGAAGTCATGGCTCGAACTGGGGGAGGGGCACCCGCCCGTCATCGCGGTGATCGACCGTCTCAAGGAACAGCGCGAAGCGGTACGCGGGAAAGTCCCTCTCCTGTCCTACGCACCCGACTGCCCCCAAGCCAACGTCATGCGGGCCATCGCCAAGGAAAGCCTGTGA
- a CDS encoding ParA family protein, which produces MKVIAVATQKGGVGKTSTTVNLGASLALAGARVLVVDLDPQAQAGTALGVNLSDGEQLARSLGWVLQGRLQGMPLDLPSAWYDRSELLAEWEDAGTLHLLASEESTMTSVQDIIHRKGYHATPIVRRMLLEVSDLFDFVVIDTPPAVSSLSATALAAADYVVTVCVPEYPALKGAAATRGTVAYVKDRTGGECDPQYLGAVLNRSNPPSKWKAQEVNIRNGMLEADLKPFMTDIRSDNRISDSFAYGVPAAIRFASHAPGKLYGQLMTQILERMQQPAQKWETPELISMEDSVE; this is translated from the coding sequence ATGAAGGTCATCGCCGTCGCAACCCAGAAGGGAGGGGTCGGCAAGACCAGCACTACCGTGAATCTCGGGGCGAGCCTGGCCCTCGCCGGCGCACGCGTACTGGTCGTGGACCTCGACCCACAGGCGCAGGCCGGTACTGCCCTCGGAGTGAACCTGTCCGACGGGGAGCAGCTGGCCCGTTCACTCGGTTGGGTATTGCAGGGCCGACTGCAAGGCATGCCGCTGGATCTTCCCAGCGCCTGGTACGACCGCAGTGAGCTCCTCGCCGAATGGGAGGACGCGGGCACCCTGCATCTCCTGGCGAGTGAGGAATCGACGATGACGTCCGTTCAGGACATCATCCACCGCAAGGGCTACCACGCGACGCCGATCGTGCGCCGCATGCTCCTTGAGGTGTCCGACCTCTTCGACTTCGTCGTCATCGACACCCCGCCCGCGGTCTCCTCGCTCTCGGCCACCGCCCTGGCCGCGGCCGACTACGTCGTGACCGTCTGCGTCCCGGAGTACCCGGCCCTCAAGGGAGCCGCCGCCACCCGGGGAACCGTCGCATACGTCAAGGACCGCACTGGCGGGGAATGTGATCCGCAGTACCTCGGCGCCGTACTGAACCGCTCGAACCCGCCGTCGAAGTGGAAGGCCCAAGAGGTCAACATCCGCAACGGCATGCTTGAGGCGGACCTGAAGCCGTTCATGACGGACATCCGCAGCGACAACCGCATCTCGGATTCCTTCGCCTACGGCGTCCCGGCCGCGATCCGCTTCGCCAGCCACGCGCCCGGCAAGTTGTACGGACAGTTGATGACCCAGATCCTTGAGCGTATGCAGCAGCCTGCGCAGAAGTGGGAGACTCCCGAGCTGATCTCGATGGAGGACTCCGTTGAGTAA
- a CDS encoding LysR family transcriptional regulator: MVNTGVYEWGGVTVELRDIEIFLTLAEELHFGRTAERLHVSAARVSQAIKKQERTIGAALFERTSRAVRLTAVGERLREDLRPVYQGLKESLERARMTAQGKTDVLRIGMMPVNAHDLRPFWDAFRTRHPQWGLRIRHAGFIDPWGQLRAGDIDVLVSWTPVEEPDLTVGPTLFTEHRVALAARDHILADRPSVSLEALGDHGVIGPVTPLPDYWEDAFIPYRTPSGRQIERPHSAANLDELFAIVAAGEAVNSLGAHVVRYYSRPDIVYIPLHDAPLLSWSLVWRSDVDNEMVRAFVRIVRDLGTAAL, encoded by the coding sequence ATGGTTAACACAGGGGTTTATGAATGGGGCGGGGTCACGGTGGAGCTGCGCGACATAGAGATTTTCCTGACCCTTGCGGAGGAGTTGCACTTCGGGCGTACTGCCGAGCGGCTCCATGTGTCGGCGGCGCGGGTCAGTCAGGCCATCAAGAAGCAGGAACGCACCATCGGGGCGGCCCTGTTCGAGCGCACCAGTCGCGCGGTGCGGCTGACCGCCGTCGGCGAGCGGCTGCGCGAGGATCTGCGGCCGGTCTACCAGGGCCTCAAGGAGAGCCTTGAGCGGGCCCGGATGACCGCGCAAGGCAAGACGGACGTGCTGCGGATCGGCATGATGCCCGTCAACGCCCATGATCTGCGCCCGTTCTGGGATGCCTTCCGCACCCGGCACCCCCAGTGGGGGCTGCGCATCCGGCACGCGGGGTTCATCGACCCCTGGGGCCAACTTCGCGCGGGTGACATCGACGTGCTCGTGTCCTGGACCCCCGTGGAAGAACCCGACCTCACGGTCGGGCCGACGCTGTTCACCGAGCACCGAGTGGCCCTGGCCGCACGCGATCACATACTGGCCGACCGACCATCGGTCTCACTCGAAGCCCTCGGCGACCACGGCGTCATCGGCCCGGTCACGCCGCTGCCCGACTACTGGGAGGACGCGTTCATCCCCTACCGGACGCCGAGCGGCCGCCAGATCGAACGCCCTCACTCGGCGGCCAACCTGGACGAGCTGTTCGCCATCGTCGCCGCGGGCGAAGCCGTCAACAGTCTCGGCGCCCATGTGGTCCGCTACTACTCCCGCCCCGACATCGTGTACATCCCCCTCCACGACGCGCCCCTCCTCAGCTGGAGCCTGGTCTGGCGCAGCGACGTCGACAACGAGATGGTCCGCGCCTTCGTCCGCATCGTCCGCGACCTCGGCACTGCGGCCCTGTGA
- a CDS encoding VOC family protein — protein MPDSAAHRTRPRAVAGTVNITASAVSLYIADAAASSEFFTTYLGYREELRGEGYICLSRDDAAADIVLLEHSAEAPPQDSPGPQHMAVSFTVTAIADEHDRLRRAGAPITTPLRQQPWGEWALRLTDPNGVMVELVEWVPPAGA, from the coding sequence GTGCCGGACAGCGCGGCGCACCGGACCCGGCCCCGGGCGGTCGCCGGCACCGTGAACATCACCGCTTCCGCCGTCTCCTTGTACATCGCCGACGCGGCCGCTTCCAGCGAGTTCTTCACGACCTACCTGGGATACCGGGAGGAACTGCGCGGTGAGGGCTACATCTGCCTCAGCCGCGATGACGCCGCCGCCGACATCGTTCTGCTGGAGCACTCCGCCGAAGCTCCGCCCCAGGACAGCCCCGGCCCCCAGCACATGGCCGTGTCGTTCACGGTGACCGCCATCGCCGACGAGCACGACCGGCTGCGCCGCGCAGGCGCCCCCATCACCACACCGCTGCGTCAACAGCCCTGGGGCGAATGGGCGTTGCGGCTCACCGACCCCAACGGCGTCATGGTCGAACTCGTCGAATGGGTCCCGCCCGCAGGGGCCTGA
- a CDS encoding MFS transporter has product MEAIPARNPRRWLILVVLCLSTLVLVVDSMVLTVAVPTIAEELGASAQDLQWILESYMLVFAGLLLTAGSLSDRFGRRKMMIIGLALFGAASVIAMLATSPDQLVVGRSLMGVGGALVMPSTLSILITVFDEAERPKAIAVWSAVAMVGLVGGPVLGGVLLAQFWWGVVFLINIPIAILAIVAAMVLMPESKGPWRKADPVGMVLSVIGMAALVWTINELPKGGLSHQSTRISLAVTVVSLIAFGVWEVRSKSPMVPLALFRDKVFTGASFSLVLLTLANGGLMLVLTQYLQFVLGYTPTETGLAFTPLAVATLLFNAVGASLVAKTGSRVMAVLGLLVIASGFALLANMTTESGWTVLAGAMVLMGTGAGFTMPAAMGAMMGAIPDEHAGVGSALNDTIQQAGAALGVAILGAVLSSTFTGHMPADAPEAARHSVGDAVAVAMRTGDGGLLAATHRAFTDAMSASFLVGAAGIVGAAILAAFLMKGKEAPAVGTGSETGTAGPLATDAALPVH; this is encoded by the coding sequence ATGGAAGCGATACCTGCCCGAAACCCCCGCCGCTGGCTGATCCTCGTCGTGTTGTGCCTCAGCACCCTGGTGCTGGTCGTCGACAGCATGGTGCTCACCGTGGCGGTCCCCACGATCGCGGAGGAGCTCGGCGCGAGCGCGCAGGACCTCCAGTGGATCCTTGAGTCGTACATGCTGGTATTCGCCGGTCTCCTGCTCACCGCGGGCAGCCTCTCCGACAGGTTCGGCCGGCGGAAGATGATGATCATCGGGCTCGCGCTCTTCGGCGCGGCCTCGGTGATCGCCATGCTGGCGACATCCCCCGATCAACTCGTCGTCGGGCGCTCCCTGATGGGTGTGGGCGGCGCCCTGGTCATGCCCAGTACGCTCTCGATCCTCATCACGGTCTTCGACGAGGCCGAGCGCCCGAAGGCGATCGCCGTGTGGAGCGCGGTGGCGATGGTCGGCCTGGTCGGCGGACCGGTGCTCGGCGGTGTGCTGCTCGCCCAGTTCTGGTGGGGCGTCGTGTTCCTCATCAACATCCCGATCGCCATCCTCGCGATCGTCGCCGCGATGGTCCTGATGCCGGAGTCCAAGGGCCCCTGGCGCAAGGCCGATCCGGTCGGCATGGTGTTGTCCGTCATCGGCATGGCCGCGCTCGTCTGGACGATCAACGAGCTGCCCAAGGGCGGCCTCAGCCACCAGTCCACCCGGATCTCCCTCGCCGTCACCGTCGTGAGCCTCATCGCGTTCGGCGTCTGGGAAGTCCGCTCGAAGTCCCCGATGGTTCCGCTCGCCCTGTTCCGCGACAAGGTGTTCACGGGTGCCAGCTTCTCGCTGGTCCTTCTCACCCTCGCCAACGGCGGCCTGATGCTGGTTCTGACCCAGTACCTGCAGTTCGTCCTCGGTTACACCCCGACCGAGACCGGTCTGGCCTTCACACCGCTTGCCGTCGCCACGCTGCTGTTCAACGCGGTCGGCGCCTCGCTGGTCGCCAAGACGGGCAGCCGCGTGATGGCCGTCCTCGGACTGCTGGTGATCGCCTCGGGCTTCGCGCTCCTGGCCAACATGACGACCGAGTCCGGCTGGACGGTGCTGGCCGGTGCGATGGTGCTGATGGGCACGGGCGCCGGTTTCACGATGCCCGCCGCGATGGGCGCCATGATGGGTGCCATCCCCGACGAGCACGCCGGCGTCGGCTCCGCGCTCAACGACACCATCCAGCAGGCCGGTGCCGCGCTGGGCGTCGCGATCCTGGGCGCGGTCCTCTCCAGCACCTTCACCGGTCACATGCCCGCCGACGCTCCCGAGGCCGCCCGCCACTCCGTCGGCGACGCCGTCGCGGTCGCGATGCGGACCGGGGACGGTGGCCTGCTGGCCGCCACCCACCGAGCCTTCACCGACGCCATGTCCGCCAGCTTCCTCGTGGGAGCGGCCGGAATCGTGGGCGCGGCGATCCTGGCGGCGTTCCTCATGAAGGGGAAGGAAGCTCCTGCCGTCGGCACTGGGAGCGAGACCGGGACGGCCGGTCCGCTCGCTACCGACGCGGCCCTCCCCGTCCACTGA